The Leptospira congkakensis genome segment AACCAATAAATCGAAATAATTGGGAAAGAAACTTTGTAATAAGAGAGAAGGTATTTACTGAAAATTTTGCGTTTTTTCTTAAAAACAAAAAGGAAAATTAAATATAATAGGAAAGGTAAGGAAAAATATAAAGTTATTACAAATGTAAGTTTGATATGTTCTATGAATAATAAAAAAATAAATAGGGAGAAGATTAATGATGAATATATGATTCTGAAAACAATTTCCAATTTAAATAAAAAAGTTTTAATTAAAAGATCACGATCTATGACTTGCTTTTGTAAGATTATCAAGGAAGGTGCAAGAAAGTAAAATAGGATATTTTCAAAAGGCGTTATCGCAATACTTATAATTGTAACTAAAATGAAAATGTAATTTGTAATAGATAAAAGTAGAAGTAATTTTATATCATTCTTCCAAATCAAGGTATACATTGAGTATGAAAATAATATATATACTGTGATGAATATAAGGAAAAGTGTATTTATTTTAATATTTAATGTAGAAAATAGTAGGAGAATTAGCATGGTAATGAGCAGTGCTAAATTCTTTAAATTTAGAATTTTCTTTAAGTTTTTAATTAAATTTTTCAAGTTTTAAATCGAATTTAAATTTATTGCGTATAACGAATTAGTGTTAACGAAGTTTCCCGCCCTGAGCCTGCGCAGTAGGCGTTAGGGAAGCGGGAAATTTGCCGTAGGCCGAACGAGGGCGTAAGTCCCGAAGTGAAGCGGTTAGTTGCTGTTATGCGAAGTTTTCGGGCTTGTTGTATGGATTACGCCACGGACGGCGTTCTTTTTCTTCCTGTCTTAGCAGTTTTGACTTTATATTCTTTCACAAGAATGTCAGTTGGAATTCCTAGGTTTTGATTAATTTTTCTAATCATTTCTAAGGTAAGCTTTCGTTTTCGATTTAAGATTTCAGTGGCACGACTTCTTCCACCGATGAGATTTCCCAAATCAACACTTTTCATATTCATGTCATCCATAACAGATTTTAAAGCTTCAATTGGATCTGGATCTTCAATCGGGTAGTGTTTGGTTTCATAAGCATCAACTAAAGTAATTAGTACATCTAGTTTAT includes the following:
- a CDS encoding helix-turn-helix domain-containing protein — encoded protein: MNIKPIKNQKDHLEALSEIEKLWDAKKNTPEYDKLDVLITLVDAYETKHYPIEDPDPIEALKSVMDDMNMKSVDLGNLIGGRSRATEILNRKRKLTLEMIRKINQNLGIPTDILVKEYKVKTAKTGRKRTPSVA